CTTTCTGCCATTTTGAATCTGAATATGATAAGTTTGattgaatattttgtatatatgtatatgtatatataggtCTTTAGGATGAGTGGATTAGTATCTTTCCAACTAAATCATTTTGGCATGTGTAACAGCACCATTTTGTTTGAAAATTAGGCTTACCTAATGTTTGATTTGAATAATAACTTGGACTTTTAATGGACTTTTGccaattttgtttatatatatagtgcGCTTTGTGTTGGGAACTTTATTATATGATTCTTGAATGGAAGCTAAGGTTTATGGagcatttataattttattaaaattataaattttttttaaaaaaattgaatgtgaaattaAAAATGTTTAATAGTGTAAAATTTGTGTTACTGTTTGCtcgttacaataaaaatttCTGACAACTTTAGAAGTGATGAGTTTGTAGGGTGAGAAtctatttatgataattaaaaccattatttttttagaaaagtttaaaataaatgaaactaataaaatataagtCAAAAATCTTTTGTTCTTTCTAATTTTGTCACCATGTAAGCTGTTTACGTTGACCAAGCTTTGATTGGATAAAatagtttattatttttatttatttattattagacagtcaatcaaactttattttgaaGTAGAGTTTATATTGTCTTGTTATTTCGAGTATCAATCTTCAGGAAAAGATGTCGAAAAAAAAAGCCAAAACGTCAAGCATGAGAAATAAGTCTCTGTGTTGGAATTAAGTTCTTGAAATATTATTAATGTTTTtgctttttgcatgtccaaatCATTAGATGTTGTCTGGGCACACAGTACAGTTTAATTAAAatgtgttttgatttattgcTCCAAAAAGTGAAATTGCTCACTTTAGGCGCTTCTCACCTCGGCCCGACAGGATTGTGAGAGGAGGTAAATCATAATGACTCAGCCAACCAACAACAGCTAGACCTTATGCTATGCCGCGCACAAGGAGCTCCCCCACATTGGAGGGAATTTAACTCCCACATTGCCGCTTGTGAGACTCGATCACTGGTTATTGCTCCAAGATTTACTGTTGCTGACCAACTGAGCTAAGTCTATGCTGGCAAATGTGTTTTGATTTAGCCAACATTTTGTGTGTctcgattctttttttttttaattattattattatttcttttgGTTGTTTTGTTCATGTGGTTAAAATTGTACATAATtgatcaaaaaatttattatattaaataatataatgtttATTGTACGCGTACGAAGATGTAGAGTACTTAAttgtatttcaaaaataaaataaatatttaaatcttcaCACGCTTTTACAACATTATCGACTACcggataaataaataatttaatatataaacttgctcaaaatacataaatttaattaataatgttTTTAGATCAAAACACTATGTATGGATTCAAGGCATTTTTATTGAtaaatagttattattattttgattgatgCCAAAGTACATTTGTATAATTTGCttgttataattataattatagtcTTAATTTGGTTGTTTGATTCTTCAAGCGGGAAAATTCAATGGaacaatttttataaattaataatattgagatcaaaaaattttaatagcttagagatatatgaaattaatagataaattaataattcattattttaaatagtttttttatattcaacaaacataaattgaattacataaaaaaatcattgtgTTGCATCAATGGATGCATtatattctttgaataaatataaataaaaattcattgtacatatatatttataaaaataagtaaattatattCAGTATTTTTATTAACTTAATAATATTCATTGTATtgactaattaaatataatttaccGTATAAACAGAAcaacaatataattaaatttcatgaaaaaacaatataatcatattttacGAAAGTTTATTAGTTATGTttgtattattaatttatgatattaaaTGGACCATATATTTATACATGTGTCTTTCGAAAAATTatctgttaaaatatttctaatACCCAAAATTTTGGTGATCAACAAATAAGAACATCGAGCTTTTTCAGATTTAACTGCACTTTATTTGTAATTTCAAGTCTTCAGACTGCTGGATCATTTTAAGTCGATCAGACAAGAACATCATAAGTTGAAGCCTTTTTTGTAAGAAAGTCAAGCCGTAAATTATCTGAACTCTAGTTGCAAGAAATCACCTATCAAACTGACCGGATCAAAGTTCTTTGGCAGTACACATGTTCAAACTGTTGAAATTCCAACTACACTGCAACCATTCAGACTTGAGTAATTTCAAAAAAGATACTGCAAGTCAAGCCTATCAACAACTTCCATATTTAGAATGATTACATAGCATCCTACCAACTCCTGAATGTTTCTGTGTATTTCGGACATGGTCTTTCAGATTTTTGAAAAGCAAGGAGCTTAAGGTCGCAAAAGCCCAATGATCGTTAAATGGAAATTTAATGATAGATACGACGATTGAAAGTGACATGTCCATTCTGTCGGATAACAGTACAAATGATTGTTAAAAAGCAAATCCGGCCTTCGGAGCTCTTCAACTATATACATGTAGATTTCGAAGAGAAGAATATAATTGAACCATCAAAATATTTGATGATTATTTAAGCATGCACATTTCCAAAAACTTTGAGCACACTCAAGCTTTCAATTTCAAGCCGCTCACTTAAGCACACACCTATCAGAATCAAATCTCCAAGGATCATTGTGTGCTACATTACTAACTCAAGATGTCAAGCTGACCATTgggttatttttttttgttttctgatgAATTGAGGGCTCTTAAACAATCAGATtttgtaaagtgatcactaagagtttcagcttaAGCAGTGATAAGTCCTAGCTGAAGTGAGTTGTTACAAATGTTGTAAAACCAAAGTTTTAGTGATATCCTTCCTTATGTAGAAAAAAAGATGAAGTAGGAATGTTATATgcgaattttcataaaaatatatgtctCATTTCATTACGCACTTTATATTCTTTCATATTATTTTCAAGTCGTTTCTTGATAATAACTAGTCAAGCCGTACCGTTTTCTCATTTTTTACTTTGTAGTTGTCTAACAGAGCTAGTCGTTCGagaatatttttcaacaatcTAAAAACTGTTAAGAACGGTTCaaagtttcgaaaattttaaaagagtttattcacctccTTTTAAACTCTATTCTAATCCCAATAAGTGGTAGCAGAGAGTGTTTTTCTCTAACTCTGATAACTATATTTTGAAATGACATCTTTTAACAAGATTCCAATGTTTTCCAAGAAAACTACAATGATTagaaaatacatatacaagcacatttagcagctcaagatgatgacatgtgataTATCATCATTGACGGTCCAATAAAGATCTTGAAAGTCAATATAGCATCATCGATATCTGATGGTGCTCCACATATGGTAGAAAAGTAACAGTCCGAATGGACGATTGATGATAATAAGAAAGTCAACCGTGACAATGTGACCAAATACATTATGTGCAAAACTCTAGACAAGAACATGTTCAGTAAGATAAATGCATGTACAACAACTAAAGAAATCTGGGAGAAACTAACTCAACTTTGGGAAGGCAAATATCAAACCATGGAGAACAAGCTAAGCATTGCAATCTAGAAATTTGACAATGCCAAAATGAAGTCCGTCGAAACTCttaatgagtttgatgaacgacTTATTAATATTGTTACCAAACTAGCATATCTTGGTAAAGAATACTGTAATCGCAAATTGTTTCGAAGGTGAGAGCGTTGTCAAGAGAATGAGATGTAAAGACAGTTGCTATGAGGGAATCCAATGATCTCAATAAACTCGAGTTGCACGACTTGTTTGCTGATAttaaagcctatgagtttgagatgGAAAATCGGATAGAAGAAGAGCCATCTAATTCACAGCCAACTAAAGCTCTATCCGCCACAACCCCAATCCCAACCGCCAACGAAGAAGCTTCCACCAGAAAATCTACTGACCAGATAAGCAGCGAGACTATGTAATTTGTTAAATAATTTGGCAAATTTATGAAGAAAAATCGGTCTAAATTTAATTCTTATAATAAAAAAGGCCAATATTATGATAATCAAGTTTTTTTAAACTACAGAAAGCAAGGCTCTTTTATTGCAGATTACAACATGCCAAAGAAAGTCGATAAGAATCCATTCGAAAAGATACGATCCAAAGATTACAAAATATCTTTCAAGAAAAAGAGAAATCAAAGAGTACTTGTTGTTGAGAAAACGAAGAAAAAATGTGCTAACTCAGACTCAGATCAATCCAATACAGAGATATACTCAAGTGTAAGTGATGATGAGAAGGTCCAATTTCTCGTGACAGACGTTGAACCAAAGACTTCAAACATTGAGCTGGAAACTACCGATGACATGGTATTTAACTCTGACTCAGATGAATTCAAATGAGATGATCTTATCACAGAACTGCATGATATTTAGATGAGTTTAATAAACTTTCGTAATTATTTGATGAAGCTAAGATTGAAAGCAAAAAGCTAACAGATAAGTCAAACAACTCTAGTTGTTCGAAGCAGAAGGAAGTTGACGGTCTGAAAGAAAAATTAGTCTGCTAACGGCTGAAAAATGATGTCATGCAAAGAAATGTTCCAAGCAActataaatgaaaataaacagTTTACACTTCTATTCAATTCTTGAGACAAGTCTTCTGCCTCCATCGAGAAGATGCACGAGTTGCAAAAACCAGCCGCTGACAGAAATGACTCAGTGTTTGGCAACAATGAGTGTAACTCTTTTGAGATAAAAACTCAATCGTCTCGACAAAGACAAGTCTAAAATGATAAACTTTGTCCGATATAACAAGGTATATGAACATGATCAACCCAAAGTTCAACCTAGCTAGAATATAAATCTTGAAAACAGGGGCAAGCACCGTGGTTTACATTATATTGGACCAGAGAGTTCTAAATCCAACGGGACATGGTTAAAAAGCAGAAAAATTCAAGCCATTTACAATGGTTGGAACAGGCCTCGCAGGAAGCTAAGTCCAACCACACTTTATTCTGTGAAGGGGAAGTCTATGTTGGTCTCAGGTACGGCAACTTGAGAtaatataaatgaaaataaagaataaattggacaccgagatttagtGGAAGACCCCTAAAAATTATAAGGGTAAAAAGCACgggcaaaatgaaaagaattctactataatattttatggtgtacggTCACTCGCTGTAttttcaaagagaacacacactctcttaatataaGAGAACAAAAcaactcacaaatattataaaacaccTCACATGTATTGTGGCTGTCTTTATGACAACCACCAACCACCAATCCATCAACCACCATCCACTCCATATTTAATTGCCGAAAATCTAGTAGTTACCACAACTATAGATCTGTTCAAAATAGATACAGACTGAATGAGAAGTATAAGTGGTCTAAAAAATATTTGGTGAGAGAGAGAACACATCACACAACCTCATCGGTTCATGCACAAGCTAACACTTTTTTGGATAAACACACGAGTAGGCCAGTTAGACTAATTCAAGTGTGGGTCTCGAAGGTACTAATCTGTTCAGAGCCCAACTGAATTTGATTACCAAATTCTTATTTCAATGATTGCACGAACTCAAGAAGAAGATTCTTAAATAATCAACCTGGTTTCTGGACAGTAGATGTTTGCAGACACATGATTGGTGATATCAAGCTGTTATCCAAActaaattaatgaaattaataaattaaatatgattaagaAATAAAAGGTGAATAAACATTAATGAGTAAATACTAAATAAACATTTCTCTTTAGTCTTTATGCACTTTTATTTCTTAATGGTATCTATGAACTTTGTGTGGAAATCGTGCCGTGCCATTATTAACACTATTGGCATCTTTGAAGCATCATCTGCAACGGTGCCTCCGACGGCAGATGAATCGCGGCGATCCTTCGTCATGGTCATGGCAACTTGGCGATAGTCATTCTCTTCCAACAAATTCTCCGCAAAACCATCGCAACGTCCTATTTCTCTGTTCAAAATATGGGCCATATTCTTCGTTACACATCCAGAAAGTGGCAACATCACCTTGCGTATGATCGTCGATTTTGCGCAGGACTCAACACGACCCTCCAATGGCTTCCCCTTTTTCATCATACCAGCAATGCCTTCTTCCAAAACGATGCTCCCCTTCTTCATAGAGTCCACCGCCgagatattttttatatttggaaGGAGAACAAGAAGCTCTTGCACATAACGAAACCTCGACTTGAAATCACGCACATGATTTGCGATCCCCTCTATAAATCTATGTGCGGCAATGATGGATGTGATGCCACCATCTGATGAAGCAACGCGACTCGGGGTGGAAACTAAGATGAACCCTATTGCATTAGATTTCCACCAAAATAAAGGCTTGAATATCTGCTGGTTGCTGCTCGGATTAGGATTGTGAAGAGTGAATTTAATGGTTGCGGATTCAACGCAACaaagtttcttaaaaaaattctcaactccTTGTGGCCAAACAACGACGTCCCCACCAGATTGGCCAACCGTGCAAGGGATTTCCACTGAAACAAAGCGGGTTTGAAGAACATGCGCGGCAAAATACTTAGAGACCGAACAGCATATGCATAGGCATTTGGCGTCCAAGATTCTGTCGAAAATTAAGATGATTAGCTCTGTTGGGAGACGATCGAAATGGCAGAATTCTTCAGAGGCACTAATCTTCTTCGAGTGGATTCTGCTACAAAATCTTTGTGTGttttctttcatgatcttcCGATGATTCAGAGCGAGAGCAAGAGAACTTTTGAATTGCTCGGATTTGCAATTTTCACAACTGTGCAACTTACGCCATCCTAGTATTTTATGTGATTTGATGGTGTCTTATCCGTGGTTTGAGtaagtttaataattataattgtgcAACttatatctttgttttttttaaaaaaatttaatggattgtgatatttaattgatttggtTTTGGTATATCAGGTATTtgatatttaattgattttcttgtgatttttttttttgaaatgtgaTATTTGATTGATTTGGCGTATATTACGATCGCATCTATCGattattaacttttttttcAATAGAATAATTAGTTTTTGtgcatgatatattttttttataaaaaaattacccatattttaaaattacatattaCTTTGCCCTatgcttttaaatttaatgatcACATTACCCCTAACATAATTagttacaataaaaaaaactttttaattttaatatgatatataatgttttcacaataaaattattgaatatGAAAAATGTTAATATGTAAGTACACATGTCGTGTGAAGGATACTGACAAGTATACGCttactttcaaaatttattgtcattcattaaaaaaaaaattgtcagtCCGACTTCACGGATTAAATGTTAATCCTAATAATATCGCTtcaaataatctaaaaataataaCGAAATGATCGATGGGACGGATTTATCATCATCATTCTCGACCTAGcgtaaattaaatcattatttccATCATTTCTTCAAATAAATTTCGAATTAACTAAAAACGTCTTCaaattcacataaaaaaaacattgataCAATAATCCAATTACatgtataaatattatttaaacaatacaaatttttgtaattcatgattttaataatAGATAAAAAAGATGAAACTACATAATTATAATGATGTGACAAGTTGTATCATGAACAAGATTGAAATGTTatgaatttgagttttttttcattattagaataaatcattattattatttgtaataatgatattattatcGAGGATATCAGAGTGAGCTCGAAGACGAGGATAACATTCTTATACCCATCTCCGATTTGTTACGAGCATTTGAAAAATCTCCAAACCCATTGAGAAAAAATTGCCTTCCCTAATGGCAATTGCGCAACTCGATCCTGTTTAGAATGGATTTATTGACCCTACtccaattttataaatatatattaaataatctatttatatttttattatattgaataatgaatatcttaaatcataattttaatttataatatttaagattgaaataatttttgttctatgatatatgttttattatattgaataatgaataaatcataattttaatttataatatttaagattgaaataattttgttctgtgatatatgtttaatataaaatatattttattattagtcgataaattttattttgtgataatatttttaaaatttttttaatataaaattgaaaaataattttaatgaattattaatatatatatgtgtgtgtgtgtgtttttttttattttttattttttatcgtgtaacgaataaatttaaaaaatatataaatttttattggtCTAACACGAAAGATATCCGCGGGATTGGGACGAGGGTCTCGATGGCCATCCTATTACACGCCATCAAGTCAGGACACGtatcacttttgtttttttgtattGTCGATAAGGTGATAGGGCAGGGGATATAACATGGAATGATTTATAACTTCTCCTGCTGCTCTGCGCTGGGATCTCTTAAGCTGCGCACATGGGTTTACTAAACCAGCTCTGGGACGACACAGTCGCCGGCCTGGGGAAACTCAGAAAACGCTCTAGTTTCAGCTTCGAATCTAACTCCGGCAAGGAATCTGAAGGTTCAAATCGAAATTCAATGGGAGAAGAGGCGGCAGAGGATGCGACGAGGGTTACAAGAAGTATTATGGTAATAAAGCCGCAGCAACTTAGTGTGAAAGACTCGCCGCCAGTTTCTCCTGCCGGATCCACTACGCCGGTGTCTCCTTTCTCAGGTGGAGGGTGAGAAGCCTTTCGGTTTAGGCGAAAATCGGCATCTTTTGCTCATGAGAGGGCTAGCGGGATCGGACCCCGGAGCCGCCCTCCTCACGACCTGTGAGCTCTTCGTTTATGGATCAGAGTTATGTTTTGTACGTAGCTGTGTATATGTGCTTGTTTTCTGAGTGTGTATGCTGAGTTAAAAAAATACTCTTTATCTGTATAAAAGGTTTGTGTGTTTAGCTTCGTGATAAAAAAACAACTTCGAAATGATTTTCCTCTATTTAGCATTCTTCAAGAAATCTCATTATGTTTTCTTGATTCAGATTTCAGAGCGAGAGCAGGGTTTTGGTTTGGAATAGGCATAGAGGACAGTATTTTTTAAATCGTCAAAATAGAAGATTAGTTAATATTCATTCGGTACTTCTATGAAGAATATCAATTAAAGATTGAAGTTCTTTTTTAACCATCAGAGTCATGGTTTGAGTTGCTGTTAATTGGTTTGCCGTCGTGGTCTGCAGGTGGGAACAGACGATGTTTCAGGCTAAAACGTTTGTGTAACTATAACCGTTCTGTGAAATGCCAATGGAACTGTAACAGCAACCTTGGCGACTGCAATGGCGAACCATGTTATGATTGCCAGAGAAAGAATAAGAAGAGACCATGGTTAAGTATATTTCAGTTATTGATGTCCTTAAGAGTAGCAGAGCTGGAGCAAAACTTGATTCAAGCTGTGATTGTGTGGGGATATGACTTTCTAGGCCTGTGTTTGCTTCATGTCTTGACTTGATAGCACATATTTTTTTGATTTCATCTTTATTCTTGGTTTACAATGCACCAAAGACCTTGTGAATGCTTGCTGTTGGATCAAGTTGGTGGGCAGTATTATATTCGTTAGGTTTTAGGATTGTTTACTTCAGTGCATAATAGATTGTGGTAGATGATGTGGACGCTGCATTATGGCTGGTGCTTGAGGAGGGGAAAAGCAAAAATTGATAGAAAAAGATTCTAATGGATATGTTCTAGTGGAATGTGAATTGGTTGTTGTAAAGTTTACGGAGAGTAGTGAATGGAGTAAGCTATTCTGTTTAGAGTACGGTTTGGTGTTTCGACTGACATGATCAACTGACATGGATGTGCAATATATGTAAGAAAATGGCTCATATCAGAAATGAAGAAAAACCGTGTAGGAAATGGCGACGGCTATTGTCtacaatttttgacaaaaaatacGTACACCGCCTCATCTTTATGTTGTTGGAGGAAGTTGCCGGTGGAGTGGAGCTGGTTGTTGTGTTGGACGGTATTTATGGCTTACCTTGATATACAGGTAGTTCAGTTAGATAAAAGAGCTCATGGATGTTATTCCAAACTTGAACAGAGTTTCGGCTGAAGACTTTATGAAGCAGAGGAGAGTTATTGCTGACGAAGAAGCGGTCACTAATATGATAAATGACTTGCCATTGGAGGATGCAGTCAGCGGTGAGTTGGAGGCTGTCGGAGAATTGGAGGAGCATGAGTTGGAGGTTGACAGAGGCATGTTGTTGGAAGATGCTGCCGGTGGAATGGAGCCGGTTGTTGTGTTTTACTTTGTGAAGCAGAGGAAGTTATTGCTGACGAAGAAGCGGTAGCTAATCTAAGAAATGGCTTGCCGTTGGAGGATGCTGTCGTCGGTGACCGTTTCTCAGATTAGCGACCGTTTCTTCGTCAGCAATAATTTTCCCCTAATTCACAAAGTCCTCAGCCCAGACTCTGTTAAAGTTTGGAAGAACATCCAGGAGCTCTTTTATGTAACGAACCCTAAGATGAGATTCAAACAAGGGAACTACCTCTATATCATGGTAagtgtgatacccttgtcccacatcttaaaaattaaatatttaaaatgagtttataatgggcttacaatggacttctatagcaacttgagttaatcattttcgtaaagcgaggatgaatacgaagtagttgctataggggcccattgtgcagtcatgCAGCCGCGGGCCTGGGCTCGGGATGCGACAGTAAGCCGTAAATTTCTCATATGTTAAATCCTGTAGGCTCAGCACAGTGCAATTGTCACTCATATCATCTTCATAAGATGAAGCAAGGCGCTGCTTCACATGAAGCATAATGAATCCCACTTACTCGCTTTTCTACATGTATAAGTGTCCGAAAGGCATTTGCGCATCATTATTGACGCAAGAAATCGAATAATTACAGAGTCAACTTGATTGAATCTGCTAAGGAAGTCCAATTTGTCCGGTGGCCAAACAGAGAAAGAAGGACCAATAAGAATCAGTGATAAGATTTGCAAAGATGAGATATGGACAGAAATGGAGCCGCGTAACTAGAAAAAAGATGCGCAAAGCGACTACATTGGAAGTAGGAACTAAATAAGGATTCAACATCTCCAATTTTTTTGAGAATCGAGAGTATTATGTCATCTTGGATAGAGTCAAAGTATATTCTTATGCTTCTTCCATTTCCAAGATGTTCATAAGCAGTTGTTACTTCGCAAGAACACCTGCATATATAGTATAACAATAAAGGAGAATGGTTTCACAATAAtgatgtgtgtgtatgtattctTGTTCTGGTTTTAACATACAGTGCGATTGTGTACATTtgcattcatattttaaaaacatatcaaAAGTAAATTTCCAGCATATTATAAAAAACCTTACCCTAGCTAAAGGAAACTAAATAGTTGACGTCCTCCCCCATTTTTTACTGTAACAATTTCACATTCTCACTCTTCAGCTCTCCATATCTTCGGCGTATCCGCAACTTTTGCTTCTTTCTACAATTAGATCTTAGGTCACCAACCAAAGAAAATTGCGTTCTTAGCTCTAAGAAAATCAAAAAAGTTCAAGCCTAACCCCCCATTGCTTGGACCTCCCTAGCTCCTAAAAAGAGCAAGGGCAAGGTATAGACTAGTATATAAATTGAAATACATGGAATTTACAAAATACCCAAACAAACAATATGGATTTAGGGTATGGAAATGACATTTTGTGCTATGGGGAAGAATGAGTTTCGAGCCTTTAGTTTCCTTTAGCTAGGGTAAGGTTTTTTTTAATACGTTGGGAAATTTACTTTTGATAtggttttaaaatatgaatgcaTACATGCACAATCACAGTGTATGTTAAACCCAGAACACGAATACGTACACACGCATCATTGTCGTGAAACCCTTCTCCTTGATTGTTATATTATGCATGTGATCTTTCGAAGTAACAACGGCTTATGAACATCTTGGAAATGAAAGAAGCATCAGAAGATACTTTAACTCTATCCCACATGACATAATCCTCTCGATTCTCAACAAAATTGGAGACGTGAAATCCCTATTTAGTTCCTACTTCTCATGTAGTCGCTTTGCGCATCTATTTTTTCTAGTTACCGGCTCCATTTATGTCCATATCCAATATGTGCTAATCCCATCACTGATTCTTATTGGTCCCTTTTTCCCTGTTGGGCCACCCGGCAAACTGGACTTCCTTATTAGATTCAATCAAGTTGACTCTGTAATTATTCAATTTTCTTGCGTCAATGGTGATGCGCAAATGCCTTTCGGACACTTATACATGTGTAAAAGCGAGAAAGTGGGATTCATTATGTTTCGTGTGAAGCAGCACCTTGCTTCATCTTATCAGGATGATATGAGAGATAACTGCACCGTGCTAagccaaaaaaaattaacaccTGATGAATTTATGGCTTACTTTTATATAGAGGTAGTTCTCATGTCCGAATCCCTTCTTAGGGTTCATACATAAAAGAGCTCCTAGATGTTTTTCCAAACTTGAACAGAATCTTGTCTGAGGACTTTGTGAAGCAGGGGAGAGAGAGTTATTGTTGACGAAGAAGCGGTCGCTAATATGAGAAATGACTTGCCATTGGAGAATGCTGTCAGCGATGAGTTGGAGGCTGTCAGAGAATTGGAGGAGCATGAGTTGGAGGTTGGTAGAGGCATGTTGTTGGAGGATGCTGTCGGTGAAATGGAGCCGGTTGTTGTGTTGGACGGAATTTATGACTTACCTTGATATAGAGATAGTTCTCTTGTCTGAATC
This window of the Primulina huaijiensis isolate GDHJ02 chromosome 3, ASM1229523v2, whole genome shotgun sequence genome carries:
- the LOC140973818 gene encoding uncharacterized protein, producing the protein MDVIPNLNRVSAEDFMKQRRVIADEEAVTNMINDLPLEDAVSGELEAVGELEEHELEVDRGMLLEDAAGGMEPVVVFYFVKQRKVIVDEEAVANMRNDLPLENAVSDELEAVRELEEHELEVGRGMLLEDAVGEMEPVVVLDGIYDLP